From one Amaranthus tricolor cultivar Red isolate AtriRed21 chromosome 17, ASM2621246v1, whole genome shotgun sequence genomic stretch:
- the LOC130804203 gene encoding serine/threonine-protein phosphatase 7 long form homolog produces MGLSIEVQAVIGHGEGNWPALVNELLGVWPENPQDPTQPKIIVGSSLKLTWLREHFSALEDDADDVTVDRHARAYLLYLFGCILFPDKSGDSVQLIYLPLLGDLERIDEYSWGSATLAYLYRNLCRASRKGAKDIGGCLMLLQIWSWEHIHIGRPIIRTIRPDGQHDQEDDADDFEPVLGSQHRRGMDPLVVSWLRVYLSRSHSPHTLVYYRDVLDRQRDEQMTWRPYTAAKMDALPHICTSGHEICRSRCPLICFDIVELHLPDRVMRQFGLEQVIPHDCDTQPQLHAIDRRTGDKNYVLRHRSHVDAWNDRASRLVRGDNFTGHSTGMYMSWYRRISILRLTNTAFAQPGSHYHSTSTLLAERIRSVLIQCNDTIQGAATSPVDVGYRLCSQTLGSINASLTDALSQAGYEYLIPTSPVIGEVDDTFHTPSPRSSAHRGSSSGGSSSRSTRGHQRSSTRGRSSRSPSSSGTMSPFVPPTSITTPPPHPSPPQRIITY; encoded by the exons ATGGGACTGTCCATCGAAGTTCAAGCAGTGATAGGCCATGGagagggaaattggccagcattagtTAATGAGCTACTAGGGGTTTGGCCTGAAAACCCCCAAGACCCCACACAGCCGAAGATCAtcgttggatcgtcattgaagctgacttggctcCGAGAGCATTTTAGCGCGCTTGAGGATGACGCGGATGATGTGACGGTTGATAGACATGCGCGAGCTTACCtcttgtacctgtttggatgcatcttgtttccagacaagagtggcgactcggtacagttgatctatctccctctactgggagacttggagcgcatagatgagtacagttggggaagtgctaccctagcatatctgtatcgtaacttatgtcgagcatctcgtaagggtgccaaggacattggtggctgcttgatgttgttacagatatggtcatgggagcacattcatatagggaggcccattattcggacgattcgacccgatgggcaacatgatcaggaagacGACGCAGATGATTTTGAACCGGTGTTAGGGTCACAGCATCGGCGTGGGATGGATCCTTTAGtagtaag ctggcttcgcgtatatctttcgagatcccactccccacatactctcgtctactacagagacgtacttgatcgacaacgggacgagcag ATGACATGGCggccttacacagcggctaagatggacgctctaccgcacatatgtacatcgggccacgagatttgcagatcgcgttgtccacttatttgctttgacattgtCGAGCTACATCTTCCagatcgtgtcatgcgtcaattcggtttggagcaggttattccgcatgactgtgacacccaacctcaactacatgcgatcgatcggaggactggggacaagaactacgtcctacgacatagatcgcacgtagatgcgtggaatgaccgagcatctcgtttggttcgaggagataacttcacaggtcatagcactggcatgtacatgagttggtacaggcgtatctccatattacgcctaacgaacaccgcatttgcgcagcctggatcacattaccattcgacatctacgttactg gctgagcgcatccgatcggtgctcatacagtgcaatgacacgattcaaggggccgccacatcgccagttgatgtggggtatcggctatgttctcagaccctaGGCTCCATCAACGCAtcattgaccgatgcattgagtcaggcggggtatgagtacctcataccgacttcacccgtcattggcgaggtagatgacacattccacactccttctccaaggagttcagcCCATAGAGGTAGCTCTTCtggaggatccagttctcggtccacacGAGGTCaccagcgttcatctactcgaggtcggtcttccagatcgccatcgtCATCCGGTACTATGTCGCCATTCGTTCCTCCAACTTCCATcaccactcctcctccacatccatcgcctccgcaaaggatcatcacatattag
- the LOC130804204 gene encoding PRA1 family protein B4-like — translation MASTAPPILPLTTPQSTPATIPTTAQSSDPPIATPAFRAFITRIHDQIKDGLAQRRPWAELVDRSAFSKPESIADATTRIRKNYSYFRVNYLAFLAIVLLFSLFSHPFSLLTLASLFAAWSFFYLFKPADRPVVLFGRTFSDRETLGVLIIMSIFVVFLTNVGSVLMSALVVGAAIVGAHGAFRAPEDLFLDDQDSAGQSTGLLSFLGVATSNAAAAAAATSARV, via the coding sequence ATGGCGTCCACAGCACCTCCAATTCTCCCACTCACTACCCCACAATCAACCCCCGCTACAATCCCCACCACCGCTCAATCATCCGATCCACCAATCGCAACCCCTGCTTTCCGGGCTTTCATTACCCGTATTCATGATCAAATCAAAGATGGTCTCGCCCAACGTCGTCCATGGGCTGAACTCGTTGATCGATCCGCTTTCTCTAAACCCGAATCCATCGCTGACGCTACTACCCGGATCCGTAAAAACTACTCCTACTTCCGTGTTAATTACCTTGCCTTCCTCGCTATTGTCCTCCTCTTTTCCCTCTTCTCCCACCCTTTTTCTCTCCTAACCTTAGCCTCTCTTTTCGCCGCTTGGTCTTTCTTCTACCTGTTTAAACCCGCTGATCGACCCGTTGTATTGTTCGGTCGTACGTTTTCGGATCGTGAAACTCTAGGAGTCCTGATTATTATGAGTATCTTTGTAGTTTTTCTCACCAATGTTGGATCTGTTCTCATGTCGGCTCTTGTTGTGGGTGCTGCAATTGTGGGTGCTCATGGTGCATTTAGGGCTCCCGAAGATTTGTTCCTTGATGATCAAGATTCTGCAGGTCAATCTACTGGTTTGCTTTCATTCCTGGGTGTTGCTACCTCAAACGCCGCTGCTGCTGCCGCTGCAACTTCAGCTCGCGTTTGA